One stretch of Daphnia pulicaria isolate SC F1-1A chromosome 6, SC_F0-13Bv2, whole genome shotgun sequence DNA includes these proteins:
- the LOC124344530 gene encoding DENN domain-containing protein 2B-like: MVTPSYDRHQNLYNPYIKFSYPDSLAVPFGVENFCFPDSTHWPPPLQTAGEPYTIVLTDSKGDRMYGYCRRVVPEGAQTCIPITYCLLSRHRAAEFYNKLLNVMVPRHGASVSQRLALLDCLHKQPFPSPGGFVEFPPENLGNGNKVNKVQRLLDESLEDFDLKGLFERLNETVILHVLGTVLLERKLIFVSQDLR; encoded by the exons ATGGTAACACCGTCTTACGACCGCCATCAGAATCTCTACAATCCGTACATAAAGTTCAGCTATCCCGATTCG CTGGCCGTCCCTTTTGGAGTGGAAAATTTCTGCTTCCCGGATTCAACACactggccgccgccgctgcagaCGGCCGGCGAACCGTACACGATCGTTCTGACCGATTCCAAAGGCGATCGAATGTACGGCTACTGCCGCCGGGTGGTTCCCGAAGGAGCTCAGACCTGCATTCCCATCACCTATTGTTTGCTGAGCCGCCATCGAGCAGCCGAATTTTACAACAAG CTGTTGAACGTTATGGTTCCACGTCACGGAGCGTCCGTTTCCCAGCGTCTAGCTTTGCTCGATTGTTTGCACAAACAACCATTTCCCAGCCCAGGAGGTTTTGTTGAATTCCCCCCCGAAAATCTCGGCAACGGGAACAAGGTCAACAAAGTCCAGCGATTACTCGACGAAAGTCTGgaggattttgatttgaagggACTATTTGAACGACTCAACGAAACGGTCATCCTACACGTCCTGGGCACAGTGCTGCTCGAACGCAAACTCATTTTTGTTAGTCAGGATTTGAGGTAA
- the LOC124344533 gene encoding DENN domain-containing protein 2B-like, whose protein sequence is MVTPSYDRHQNLYNPYIKFSYPDSLAVPFGVENFCFPDSTHWPPPLQTAGEPYTIVLTDSKGDRMYGYCHRVVPEGAQTCIPITYCLLSRHRAAEFYNKLLNVMVPRHGASVSQRLALLDCLHKQPFPSPGGFVEFPPENLGNGNKVNKVQRLLDESLEDFDLKGLFERLNETVILHVLGTVLLERKLIFVSQDLR, encoded by the exons ATGGTAACACCGTCTTACGACCGCCATCAGAATCTCTACAATCCGTACATAAAGTTCAGCTATCCCGATTCG CTGGCCGTCCCTTTTGGAGTGGAAAATTTCTGCTTCCCGGATTCAACACactggccgccgccgctgcagaCGGCCGGCGAACCGTACACGATCGTTCTGACCGATTCCAAAGGCGATCGAATGTACGGCTACTGCCACCGGGTGGTTCCCGAAGGAGCTCAGACCTGCATTCCCATCACCTATTGTTTGCTGAGCCGCCATCGAGCAGCCGAATTTTACAACAAG CTGTTGAACGTTATGGTTCCACGTCACGGAGCGTCCGTTTCCCAGCGTCTAGCTTTGCTCGATTGTTTGCACAAACAACCATTTCCCAGCCCAGGAGGTTTTGTTGAATTCCCCCCCGAAAATCTCGGCAACGGGAACAAGGTCAACAAAGTCCAGCGATTACTCGACGAAAGTCTGgaggattttgatttgaagggACTATTTGAACGACTCAACGAAACGGTCATCCTACACGTCCTGGGCACAGTGCTGCTCGAACGCAAACTCATTTTTGTTAGTCAGGATTTGAGGTAA